A DNA window from Cumulibacter manganitolerans contains the following coding sequences:
- a CDS encoding ABC transporter substrate-binding protein, whose product MRSRLKFTAALFATSLLVAGCGDAPAKKTKATDQYATGVELAKDYDPNGHFSYAYTAFASSWDPVDSINGADIAFWRPVYDTLLSQTPDGDIEPQLATSFKAADDLSSLTLTLREGLTFADGTPFDANAVKFNLDRYRAKESKIAGEVYQITSIDVVDPRTVKINVSGGLGPLSVALAARAGVMVSPTAAQAGTLKTAPVGIGGYRVTSQVPGDQVNYEKVANYWDPDAQKVATLTYKLISDDQTRYNALAAGELDAAQINPDQLDDAEKAGLKVIAKPSAIFLYVALNTQTPGLGDPEVRKALNMAIDRKAIAEGMYDGHCTPQIQPFSVDSPGYSKKVGDGLDDFPYDPEAAKKILKDKGIKDLELVNATPNVTIYTKFAEVVQSQFEDIGIKVSVKPLPPAQMVQEFSLDKSAQIVSSVFTGLNDPDALNGRYLAPKALFNPGGADNPEILKYATEGASFLDPAKRNAAYEKMMDAWVKTPPHIIPVCMIHLSTAMQKDVSNIYHKSSGSPDLRGVAVGKD is encoded by the coding sequence ATGCGTAGCCGACTTAAGTTCACCGCGGCCCTGTTCGCGACCAGCCTGCTGGTGGCCGGATGCGGTGACGCCCCGGCCAAGAAGACCAAGGCCACCGACCAGTACGCCACCGGCGTCGAGCTCGCCAAGGACTACGACCCGAACGGTCACTTCAGCTACGCGTACACGGCGTTCGCGTCGAGCTGGGATCCCGTCGACAGCATCAACGGGGCCGACATCGCGTTCTGGCGGCCGGTCTACGACACGCTGCTCTCGCAGACTCCGGACGGTGACATCGAGCCGCAGCTCGCCACCTCCTTCAAGGCCGCCGACGACCTGAGCTCTCTGACGCTCACGCTGCGTGAGGGCCTGACGTTCGCGGACGGCACGCCGTTCGACGCCAACGCCGTGAAGTTCAACCTGGACCGGTACCGCGCCAAGGAGAGCAAGATCGCCGGCGAGGTCTACCAGATCACCAGTATCGACGTCGTCGACCCGCGCACGGTCAAGATCAACGTCAGCGGAGGCCTCGGCCCGCTGTCCGTCGCGCTCGCCGCCCGCGCCGGCGTCATGGTCTCGCCGACGGCCGCGCAGGCCGGCACGCTGAAGACCGCACCGGTCGGCATCGGCGGCTACCGGGTGACCTCCCAGGTGCCCGGCGACCAGGTGAACTACGAGAAGGTCGCCAACTACTGGGACCCCGATGCGCAGAAGGTCGCGACCCTTACCTACAAGCTGATCAGTGACGACCAGACCCGTTACAACGCGCTCGCCGCAGGCGAGCTGGACGCCGCGCAGATCAACCCGGACCAGCTGGACGACGCCGAGAAGGCCGGCCTCAAGGTCATCGCCAAGCCGAGCGCGATCTTCCTGTACGTCGCGCTCAACACCCAGACGCCGGGGCTGGGCGATCCCGAGGTCCGCAAGGCGCTCAACATGGCAATCGACCGCAAGGCGATCGCCGAGGGCATGTACGACGGGCACTGCACCCCGCAGATCCAGCCGTTCTCGGTGGACAGCCCCGGGTACAGCAAGAAGGTCGGCGACGGTCTGGACGACTTCCCGTACGACCCCGAGGCCGCCAAGAAGATACTCAAGGACAAGGGGATCAAGGACCTCGAGCTGGTGAACGCGACCCCGAACGTCACCATCTACACCAAGTTCGCCGAGGTCGTGCAGAGCCAGTTCGAGGACATCGGCATCAAGGTGTCGGTCAAGCCGCTCCCGCCGGCGCAGATGGTCCAGGAGTTCTCGCTGGACAAGTCGGCACAGATCGTCAGCTCGGTCTTCACCGGCCTCAACGATCCGGACGCGCTGAATGGCCGCTACCTGGCGCCGAAGGCGCTGTTCAACCCCGGAGGCGCCGACAACCCAGAGATCCTGAAGTACGCCACGGAGGGGGCGTCCTTCCTCGATCCCGCGAAGCGCAACGCGGCGTACGAGAAGATGATGGATGCGTGGGTCAAGACGCCGCCGCACATCATCCCGGTGTGCATGATCCATCTGTCGACCGCCATGCAGAAGGACGTCTCGAACATCTACCACAAGTCCAGCGGCAGCCCCGACCTGCGCGGCGTCGCCGTCGGCAAGGACTGA
- a CDS encoding TetR/AcrR family transcriptional regulator, translated as MTQEPARRGRPPEASTGETRKRILHEATKLFARQGFHGTSVSEIGKAAGVQSGALYYHIKSKDELLWQILISYIDDMHESTTRTVAAHSDPAERVRAMIHNHITQIIRYRRQVTIELRDRAALSKPHQDQLQVSRDEVQRLWQEAIEDGVRAGVFRSDDRVITNALLSMVSLVSQWFRARGEHSSDEVAEILADLILGGLRTDSTPGDPAAAAPPAGAEGRALTGN; from the coding sequence ATGACTCAGGAGCCCGCCCGCCGCGGTCGGCCACCCGAGGCGTCCACCGGCGAGACCCGCAAGCGAATCCTGCACGAGGCGACGAAGCTGTTCGCTCGCCAAGGGTTCCACGGCACGAGTGTCTCAGAGATCGGCAAGGCGGCGGGTGTGCAATCGGGCGCCTTGTACTACCACATCAAGTCCAAGGACGAACTACTGTGGCAGATCCTCATCTCGTACATCGACGACATGCACGAGAGCACGACACGCACCGTGGCCGCGCACAGCGACCCAGCCGAGCGGGTGCGGGCGATGATCCACAACCACATCACCCAGATCATCCGGTATCGCCGCCAGGTGACCATCGAGCTGCGCGATCGCGCGGCGCTCTCCAAGCCGCACCAGGATCAGCTGCAGGTCAGCCGCGACGAGGTGCAGCGGCTGTGGCAGGAGGCCATCGAGGACGGCGTGCGCGCCGGCGTCTTCCGCTCGGACGACCGCGTGATCACGAACGCCCTGCTCAGCATGGTCAGCCTGGTCTCCCAGTGGTTCCGAGCGCGGGGCGAGCACTCCAGCGACGAGGTCGCGGAGATCCTCGCGGACCTCATCCTCGGCGGTCTGCGCACCGACTCGACCCCGGGCGATCCGGCGGCCGCAGCGCCGCCCGCTGGGGCGGAGGGGCGCGCGCTCACGGGGAATTGA
- a CDS encoding MaoC family dehydratase, with amino-acid sequence MAGQPDFSEFELVPHENRFESFHPGQRFVHHWGRTLTAADTMQFSTSTCAWRPLYVNREYAKADGHPDVPVNPALLLCTAVGLSVEDLSEGGGPFLGVNDVEFVRPVYPGVTITAESVVEETRESQSRPSAGIVTWRTTVTDETGEVVLTYRRTNLVRKGEPGEVPA; translated from the coding sequence GTGGCCGGCCAACCCGACTTCAGCGAGTTCGAGCTCGTTCCGCACGAGAACCGCTTCGAGTCCTTCCACCCGGGGCAGCGGTTCGTGCACCACTGGGGACGCACGCTCACCGCCGCCGACACCATGCAGTTCAGCACCAGTACCTGCGCGTGGCGTCCGCTGTACGTCAATCGCGAGTACGCGAAGGCGGACGGACACCCCGACGTCCCGGTGAACCCCGCCCTGCTGCTGTGTACGGCGGTGGGCCTGTCGGTGGAGGATCTCAGCGAGGGTGGCGGCCCGTTCCTGGGCGTGAACGACGTCGAGTTCGTGCGACCGGTCTATCCGGGCGTCACGATCACCGCGGAGTCCGTCGTGGAGGAGACGCGCGAATCGCAGAGCCGTCCCTCGGCCGGCATCGTCACCTGGCGGACCACCGTGACCGACGAGACCGGGGAGGTGGTGCTGACCTACCGGCGCACCAACCTGGTGCGCAAGGGCGAGCCGGGAGAGGTGCCGGCATGA
- a CDS encoding MaoC family dehydratase: MTATTNTSGSRLLGAFGWFEDFTVGQKLRHSRASTVDELEGSGIAKQVLNTADSHWNEHNANGLAEGRLVFGLATASLVLGLSGFDTMEHALAELRYDNLRFTAPVVHMDTITAYSEVVDVRDADRPDAGIVTFRHYGVRQDGVMVFSGERTALIKRSTHWKGVN, encoded by the coding sequence ATGACCGCGACGACGAACACCAGCGGCTCGCGGCTTCTCGGTGCCTTCGGCTGGTTCGAGGACTTCACCGTCGGGCAGAAGCTGCGGCACAGCCGGGCATCGACCGTCGACGAGCTCGAGGGCTCGGGGATCGCCAAGCAGGTCCTGAACACCGCGGACTCGCATTGGAACGAGCACAATGCCAACGGGCTGGCCGAGGGGCGGCTGGTCTTCGGGCTCGCCACCGCGTCGCTCGTGCTGGGGCTGTCGGGCTTCGACACGATGGAGCACGCGCTGGCGGAGCTGCGCTACGACAACCTCCGCTTCACCGCCCCCGTGGTCCACATGGACACCATCACCGCGTACTCCGAGGTCGTCGACGTGCGGGACGCCGACCGGCCGGACGCCGGCATCGTCACGTTCCGGCACTACGGGGTGCGTCAGGACGGCGTGATGGTGTTCTCCGGCGAGCGGACCGCTCTGATCAAGCGCAGCACCCACTGGAAAGGCGTCAACTAG
- a CDS encoding HpcH/HpaI aldolase/citrate lyase family protein — protein sequence MSTRPHRLRRSELSTPGSSPKMIAKAAQSAADLVFLDLEDAVAPSEKIPSRANIIAGLSTQDWGSKTRAYRINGVHTQWCHGDVIDVVGAAGQYVDVIIVPKVKSPRDVWFVDDLLTQVEIAHDLEVGRIGLELLIEETEALSCVEEIAACSPRLEALILGVGDLSASQGIRAGHIGGGQGGAFSYPGDMWHYARNRMIVAARANGIDAIDGPFGGIKDPDGYRVQAAQSATLGAVGKWAIHPSQIEIANEVYAPTRGEIDNAKAVVQAVREAEAAGNGAANLNGVMIDAATARIFEAVLEQAELCGLE from the coding sequence ATGAGCACTCGTCCGCACCGGCTCCGCCGTAGCGAGCTGTCGACCCCGGGAAGCAGCCCGAAGATGATCGCGAAGGCCGCGCAGAGCGCCGCCGACCTGGTGTTCCTGGACCTGGAGGACGCCGTCGCACCGTCCGAGAAGATCCCGTCGCGCGCCAACATCATCGCCGGGCTTAGCACTCAGGACTGGGGCTCGAAGACGCGCGCCTACCGGATCAACGGCGTGCACACGCAGTGGTGCCACGGCGACGTGATCGACGTGGTCGGAGCGGCCGGGCAGTACGTCGACGTGATCATCGTGCCCAAGGTCAAGTCGCCGCGCGACGTCTGGTTCGTCGACGACCTGCTGACCCAGGTGGAGATCGCGCACGACCTGGAGGTCGGCCGTATCGGCCTCGAGCTGCTGATCGAGGAGACCGAGGCGCTGTCCTGCGTCGAGGAGATCGCCGCCTGCAGCCCGCGTCTGGAAGCGCTGATCCTCGGCGTCGGCGACCTCTCGGCCTCCCAGGGCATCCGCGCCGGGCACATCGGCGGAGGGCAGGGCGGCGCGTTCAGCTATCCCGGCGACATGTGGCACTACGCCCGCAACCGGATGATCGTGGCCGCCCGCGCCAACGGCATCGACGCGATCGACGGCCCGTTCGGGGGCATCAAGGACCCCGACGGCTACCGCGTGCAGGCCGCGCAGTCCGCGACGCTCGGCGCGGTGGGCAAGTGGGCCATCCATCCGAGCCAGATCGAGATCGCCAACGAGGTCTACGCGCCGACCCGCGGCGAGATCGACAACGCGAAGGCCGTCGTGCAGGCGGTGCGTGAGGCGGAGGCGGCCGGCAACGGCGCGGCGAACCTCAACGGCGTGATGATCGACGCCGCCACGGCGCGGATCTTCGAGGCCGTGCTCGAGCAGGCGGAGCTATGCGGCCTGGAGTGA
- a CDS encoding CaiB/BaiF CoA transferase family protein encodes MRPGVTGRPSTGPLRGVRVLDLTAMLAGPYGSMILADLGADVVKIEPPTGDVTRHSGPHRAGDSDEALAGYFQSVNRGKRSLVMNLRDARTKEQFLELVRHADILLENYSAGVMDRLGLGYEVLHEVNPALVYGTLRGFGDPRSGRSPYTDWPAFDVVAQAMGGFLGITGTADGQPVKSGPGVGDIFPGTLLALGVLAALRHAERTGEGQFVDIAMYDAVLALCERAVYQYSYLDAVAQPIGNSHPLLFPFDIFQTSDGWIAMAAQAPHHWAILCDAMQRPDLAEDPRYAANIDRVVHRDEVAPVVTAWVAGHTTAEIVAELGGRVPVGPVNHMNDIYADPHVAAREMLVDVPQPGSATPVTVAGVPLKFSGTPARITDRGPLLGEHDYDDVLAAWTRPPEQD; translated from the coding sequence ATGCGGCCTGGAGTGACCGGCCGGCCGTCCACCGGGCCGTTGCGCGGGGTGCGGGTGCTCGACCTGACCGCGATGCTCGCCGGCCCGTACGGGTCGATGATCCTGGCCGACCTCGGGGCCGACGTGGTCAAGATCGAGCCGCCGACCGGCGACGTCACCCGGCACAGCGGCCCGCACCGCGCAGGCGACTCCGACGAAGCGTTGGCCGGCTACTTCCAGTCCGTCAACCGCGGCAAGCGCAGCCTGGTGATGAACCTGCGCGACGCGCGGACGAAGGAGCAGTTCCTCGAGCTCGTCCGCCACGCCGACATCCTGCTGGAGAACTACTCCGCCGGCGTCATGGACCGCCTCGGGCTCGGCTACGAGGTGCTGCACGAGGTCAACCCGGCGCTCGTCTACGGGACGCTGCGCGGGTTCGGCGATCCGCGGTCCGGGCGCAGCCCGTACACCGACTGGCCGGCCTTCGACGTCGTCGCGCAGGCGATGGGCGGCTTCCTCGGCATCACGGGCACGGCGGACGGCCAGCCGGTCAAGTCCGGTCCCGGCGTCGGTGACATCTTCCCCGGCACCCTCCTCGCGCTCGGCGTGCTCGCCGCCCTGCGGCATGCCGAACGCACCGGCGAGGGCCAGTTCGTCGACATCGCCATGTACGACGCCGTCCTCGCGCTGTGCGAGAGGGCGGTGTACCAGTACTCCTACCTGGACGCCGTCGCCCAGCCGATCGGCAACTCGCACCCGCTGCTGTTCCCCTTCGACATCTTCCAGACGTCCGACGGCTGGATCGCGATGGCCGCGCAGGCCCCGCACCATTGGGCGATCCTGTGCGACGCGATGCAGCGTCCGGACCTCGCGGAGGACCCGCGGTACGCCGCGAACATCGATCGCGTGGTGCACCGCGACGAGGTCGCGCCCGTCGTCACGGCGTGGGTCGCCGGGCACACCACCGCAGAGATCGTCGCCGAGCTGGGCGGCCGGGTGCCCGTGGGGCCGGTGAACCACATGAACGACATCTACGCCGATCCGCACGTCGCCGCGCGGGAGATGCTCGTCGACGTCCCCCAGCCGGGCTCCGCGACGCCCGTCACCGTCGCGGGGGTTCCGCTGAAGTTCAGCGGGACGCCGGCGCGGATCACCGACCGCGGCCCACTGCTCGGCGAGCACGACTACGACGACGTGCTCGCGGCCTGGACGCGGCCGCCCGAGCAGGACTGA
- a CDS encoding MmgE/PrpD family protein: protein MADQTELLASALPEYRSGPIPDDVRTVARSSVLDWLGVTIAAASSEPVRGLRSVLRPEAAPGGSTLVGGGRTTPLLAARLNGTAGHVLDFDDVLASFGHPTVPVLPVALALAEDTGSTGDALLRAFIGGIETEARVSDLVGARHYEAGFHSTATLGVFGAAAAAAMLLELDGSETQTALGLASLSSAGLKAAFGSWGKSLQVGHAAAEGLLAALLARAGATGPQPGLGGTQGYLSTHRVTPDPTVREEVDAPGRPWRTTDMLFKYHASCYGTHSSIESLLALRTEAHGADVREIRLGVSPRHIGMCDQTDARTELQGKFSLAFTSALAWLRGSAGEADFRPESLADTAVQDLATRVRVIEDAERDFSTTDVTVQLADGRTLRSAVNMAIPAPAGELAAQWNRLETKFRRLTAPLLPSGVVDRLVAAVAGIDRSPTLTGLTAALAAAGDALHAPTTVTR from the coding sequence ATGGCTGATCAGACCGAACTACTGGCGAGCGCCCTGCCGGAGTACCGCAGCGGCCCCATCCCGGACGACGTCCGGACGGTCGCCCGCTCGAGCGTGCTGGACTGGCTCGGCGTCACCATCGCGGCCGCCTCGAGCGAGCCGGTGCGCGGGCTGCGCTCCGTGCTGCGCCCAGAGGCAGCGCCTGGCGGATCGACTCTTGTGGGCGGCGGCCGCACGACGCCGCTGCTCGCCGCGCGCCTCAACGGCACCGCCGGGCACGTCCTGGACTTCGACGACGTCCTCGCCTCGTTCGGGCACCCGACCGTCCCGGTGCTGCCGGTGGCGCTCGCGCTCGCCGAGGACACCGGCAGCACCGGTGACGCGCTGCTGCGTGCCTTCATCGGCGGCATCGAGACCGAGGCGAGGGTGTCGGACCTGGTCGGCGCGCGGCACTACGAGGCCGGTTTCCATTCGACGGCCACGCTGGGAGTGTTCGGCGCCGCGGCGGCGGCTGCGATGCTGCTCGAGCTGGACGGGTCCGAGACGCAAACCGCCCTCGGGCTCGCGTCGCTCTCCTCGGCGGGGCTGAAGGCGGCCTTCGGGTCGTGGGGCAAGTCGCTGCAGGTCGGCCACGCGGCCGCTGAGGGCTTGCTGGCCGCGCTGCTCGCACGGGCGGGTGCCACGGGGCCACAGCCCGGGCTCGGAGGCACGCAGGGCTACCTGAGCACGCACCGCGTCACCCCCGACCCGACCGTGCGCGAGGAGGTCGACGCGCCGGGTCGGCCGTGGCGCACCACCGACATGCTGTTCAAGTACCACGCCTCCTGCTACGGCACGCACTCCAGCATCGAATCGCTCCTGGCGCTGCGCACCGAGGCCCACGGCGCCGACGTCCGGGAGATCCGGCTCGGGGTGTCCCCGAGGCACATCGGCATGTGCGACCAGACCGACGCGCGCACCGAGCTGCAGGGCAAGTTCAGCCTGGCCTTCACCAGCGCGCTGGCGTGGCTGCGCGGCAGCGCCGGCGAGGCCGACTTCCGCCCCGAATCGCTGGCGGACACCGCGGTCCAGGACCTCGCCACGCGGGTCCGCGTCATCGAGGACGCTGAGCGCGACTTCAGCACCACCGACGTCACCGTCCAGCTGGCCGACGGCCGGACGCTTCGTTCCGCGGTCAACATGGCCATCCCGGCGCCCGCCGGCGAGCTCGCGGCCCAGTGGAACCGCCTCGAGACGAAGTTCCGCAGGCTGACCGCACCGTTGCTGCCGTCCGGCGTCGTCGACCGGCTCGTCGCCGCGGTGGCCGGCATCGACCGGTCACCGACGCTCACCGGCCTGACCGCGGCGCTCGCCGCGGCCGGCGACGCACTGCACGCACCCACCACCGTCACCAGATAA
- a CDS encoding acyl-CoA dehydrogenase family protein, whose translation MLPNDDFVAGGLTDDQRALQLLAREFTMREVLPVANELDPIEGQIPMSLREKMAEVGFFGIMVPEEYGGLGLGAMEYCIVAEELARGWMSVASILARGNSLMHGLSEDQRKKYLPMMVRGEFLNATALSEPEAGSDVANISCRATRTDDGWVINGTKMWCTFADGADFLTVFARTAPPSDPRRRHEGVSTFFVPKQRGTFPDGISGTKVRKIGYRGWNTWELSFDNFALPADALMGQEGKGFRMAMSFLDTARAHTAARSIGLARGALEDSIDYAKTRIVFGDPIEKFQAIRFKIADMATQIEVARQMMYAVCRQIDRGERASTQASMVKLFASEMSERVTSEGLQIHAGAGYTTDFAVERYWRDARLTKIFEGTSEIQQRIISDAALGR comes from the coding sequence ATGCTGCCCAACGACGACTTCGTGGCCGGAGGCCTCACCGACGACCAGCGCGCGCTCCAGCTCCTGGCGCGCGAGTTCACCATGCGCGAGGTGCTGCCGGTCGCCAACGAGCTGGACCCGATCGAGGGCCAGATCCCGATGAGCCTGCGGGAGAAGATGGCCGAGGTCGGCTTCTTCGGGATCATGGTGCCCGAGGAGTACGGCGGCCTCGGCCTCGGCGCGATGGAGTACTGCATCGTCGCCGAGGAGCTGGCGCGCGGCTGGATGAGCGTCGCCAGCATCCTGGCCCGCGGCAACTCGCTGATGCACGGGCTCTCGGAGGACCAGCGCAAGAAGTACCTGCCGATGATGGTCCGGGGCGAGTTCCTTAACGCGACGGCGCTGTCCGAGCCGGAGGCCGGCTCGGACGTCGCGAACATCTCGTGCCGGGCCACACGGACGGACGACGGCTGGGTCATCAACGGGACCAAGATGTGGTGCACGTTCGCCGACGGCGCCGACTTCCTCACCGTCTTCGCGCGCACCGCGCCGCCGTCCGACCCCAGGCGCCGCCACGAGGGCGTCTCGACGTTCTTCGTGCCCAAGCAACGCGGCACCTTCCCCGACGGGATCAGCGGCACCAAGGTCCGCAAGATCGGCTACCGCGGCTGGAACACCTGGGAGCTGTCGTTCGACAACTTCGCATTGCCGGCCGACGCGTTGATGGGGCAGGAGGGCAAGGGCTTCCGGATGGCCATGTCCTTCCTCGACACCGCCCGCGCGCACACGGCGGCGCGCTCCATCGGCCTGGCCCGCGGCGCCCTCGAGGACTCCATCGACTACGCCAAGACGCGCATCGTCTTCGGCGACCCCATCGAGAAGTTCCAGGCGATCCGGTTCAAGATCGCCGACATGGCCACCCAGATCGAAGTGGCCCGGCAGATGATGTACGCCGTCTGCCGGCAGATCGACCGTGGCGAGCGGGCCAGCACCCAGGCCTCGATGGTCAAGCTGTTCGCCTCCGAGATGTCCGAGCGGGTCACCAGCGAGGGACTGCAGATCCACGCCGGCGCCGGCTACACGACGGACTTCGCCGTGGAGCGGTACTGGCGCGACGCGCGGCTGACCAAGATCTTCGAGGGCACCAGCGAGATCCAGCAGCGCATCATCTCGGACGCCGCCCTGGGCCGCTGA
- a CDS encoding ABC transporter permease translates to MIGYAVRRLLVAIPIIVIVACITFGLVYLMPGDPAATMAGDGASAAQIAAVRHEMGLDRPFFIQFFDWGASAIGGDLGRSFHYGVPVGELLTHRIGVTFSIIVVGMFFAILIGIPAGLIAGMRPGSLTDRLVTGLTTLGISVPAFWLAMVMISIFAIKLGWFNATGYTPISQGFGGWIYSMILPGLAVAATSAADIARQARSSVVTVVGQDFIRTNRAMGVKSRSVTLRHVLRNAGVPVATVTGLQVERLLGAAVVVELLFAMPGIGDLALTSVQSQDIPAIQGVVILVASIVIVTNLVVDMSYAWINPKLRKR, encoded by the coding sequence ATGATCGGGTATGCCGTCAGGCGGTTGTTGGTGGCGATCCCGATCATCGTGATCGTCGCGTGCATCACCTTCGGGCTGGTGTACCTCATGCCCGGAGACCCGGCGGCCACCATGGCCGGCGACGGCGCCTCGGCGGCGCAGATCGCCGCCGTCCGCCACGAGATGGGCCTGGACCGCCCGTTCTTCATCCAGTTCTTCGACTGGGGCGCCTCGGCGATCGGTGGCGACCTGGGGCGCTCGTTCCACTACGGGGTGCCGGTCGGCGAGCTGCTCACGCACCGCATCGGGGTCACCTTCTCCATCATCGTCGTGGGCATGTTCTTCGCGATCCTGATCGGGATCCCGGCCGGGCTGATCGCCGGGATGCGCCCGGGCAGCCTCACCGACCGGCTGGTGACCGGGCTGACCACCCTGGGCATCTCGGTGCCGGCGTTCTGGCTGGCGATGGTGATGATCTCGATCTTCGCGATCAAGCTGGGCTGGTTCAACGCGACCGGCTACACACCGATCTCGCAAGGATTCGGCGGCTGGATCTACTCGATGATCCTGCCGGGCCTGGCGGTGGCCGCGACGTCCGCGGCCGACATCGCCCGGCAGGCGCGATCGTCCGTGGTCACGGTCGTCGGTCAGGACTTCATCCGGACCAACCGCGCCATGGGCGTGAAGTCGCGGTCGGTCACGCTGCGCCACGTGCTGCGCAACGCCGGCGTGCCGGTCGCCACCGTGACCGGCCTGCAGGTCGAGCGGCTGCTCGGCGCCGCGGTCGTCGTCGAGCTGCTGTTCGCGATGCCGGGCATCGGCGACCTGGCGCTCACCTCGGTGCAGTCCCAGGACATCCCGGCGATCCAGGGCGTGGTGATCCTGGTGGCCTCGATCGTGATCGTGACCAACCTGGTGGTCGACATGTCCTATGCGTGGATCAACCCCAAGCTCCGGAAGCGGTGA
- a CDS encoding ABC transporter permease — MAENSTKQAVPQAPADEAADGAARTAIADSDARIAAAEGIGSASTGSPLKRFVRRLVRQKLAMLSLAVLVFFILVAIFSDLLMPYDPTDQSLLDKNLPPHNAHPFGTDDLGRDVLSRMIDGTAITLLAPVIAVVVGLVIGVPFGLLAGYFGGWIDWLSSRVADALFAIPGIILAMAIVAVRGQSTVNAMIAVGILFAPRFFRVLRGETMAVRTSMYVDAAKTIGASPLRVIRTHILPNVAPSLIVQCTVMLGYGVLVEAGLSFFGIGVQPPEASWGVVLRRSFESINELPFQSLPPGLAITVLILALQFLGDGMRDSLGKEIRNAK, encoded by the coding sequence ATGGCTGAGAACTCGACCAAGCAGGCGGTGCCCCAGGCGCCCGCCGACGAGGCCGCCGACGGGGCCGCCCGGACGGCGATCGCCGACTCGGACGCGCGCATCGCGGCCGCGGAGGGAATCGGCAGCGCTTCGACCGGCAGCCCGCTCAAGCGCTTCGTCAGGCGTCTCGTGCGCCAGAAGCTCGCGATGCTCTCGTTGGCCGTGCTGGTCTTCTTCATCCTGGTCGCGATCTTCTCCGACCTGCTGATGCCGTACGACCCGACCGACCAGTCGCTGCTGGACAAGAACCTCCCGCCGCACAACGCGCACCCGTTCGGCACCGACGACCTGGGCCGCGACGTCCTCAGCCGGATGATCGACGGCACCGCCATCACGCTGCTCGCACCGGTGATCGCGGTCGTCGTCGGCCTGGTCATCGGCGTCCCGTTCGGCCTCCTGGCCGGCTACTTCGGCGGCTGGATCGACTGGCTGTCCTCCCGCGTCGCCGATGCGCTGTTCGCGATCCCGGGCATCATCCTCGCCATGGCGATCGTCGCGGTGCGCGGCCAGTCGACGGTGAACGCGATGATCGCGGTCGGCATCCTGTTCGCGCCACGCTTCTTCCGCGTGCTGCGCGGCGAGACGATGGCGGTCCGCACCTCGATGTACGTCGACGCGGCGAAGACGATCGGCGCCTCGCCGTTACGCGTCATCCGCACCCACATCCTGCCGAACGTCGCGCCGTCGCTGATCGTGCAGTGCACGGTCATGCTGGGCTACGGCGTGCTCGTGGAGGCCGGCCTGTCGTTCTTCGGCATCGGCGTGCAGCCGCCCGAGGCGTCCTGGGGCGTGGTGCTGCGACGGTCGTTCGAGAGCATCAACGAGCTGCCGTTCCAGTCGCTGCCGCCGGGACTGGCCATCACCGTCCTGATCCTCGCGCTGCAGTTCCTCGGCGACGGCATGCGCGACTCGCTGGGCAAGGAGATCCGCAATGCCAAGTAG